The Candidatus Methylomirabilis lanthanidiphila genome includes a region encoding these proteins:
- a CDS encoding putative lyase — MTVPHFMCRFTWVKISWGKSACWLISALSVAAIFALFLAVPSYYRVQAPVALIGTVKPSVPPLYSDSENRSFATGAEHTPAAIVSALIQGKSVRDASAESVSGLAAILLDPSKPLKVRRQAAWSLGKTGSTDAIAALRQALMAAPPSLKSTIAEALGHSRHPQARSLLLSLLQDDDETVVRGAVRGLAVTADRETVTILSAIIGDQRHSHAVRTEAALALGEVGTPEAYESLITLGGNEQDRDIAEAVLSGLGRQSFDQTEDFFRAYLGSTRVDSEMRILALESLGQATGDAAPFLATFLTSKDADVRAAAAWSIANLEEPADVAQALVDRLRIETQPEVRARMYQALENQEHIDSTILFPLIVSDGDTAARLAGMMLLATQVAFGEGDPALAKQFDEVMTPQLAELSINGQNFQIRLGSVIALRQARTAQSLQALDAIAIRSREAQIAQAAQLK; from the coding sequence ATGACAGTTCCGCATTTCATGTGCCGGTTCACTTGGGTCAAGATCTCTTGGGGAAAGTCCGCCTGCTGGTTGATTTCGGCGCTATCGGTGGCCGCTATTTTCGCGCTCTTTCTAGCCGTCCCATCCTACTATCGAGTTCAAGCCCCAGTTGCACTAATTGGTACGGTAAAACCATCCGTTCCTCCCTTGTATTCGGATAGTGAAAACCGGTCGTTTGCGACAGGGGCGGAACACACTCCAGCGGCTATTGTCTCCGCACTGATCCAAGGAAAGTCGGTGCGCGACGCCAGCGCCGAATCCGTATCCGGTCTGGCCGCAATACTTCTTGATCCGTCCAAACCCCTGAAGGTACGTCGGCAAGCAGCCTGGAGTTTGGGGAAAACCGGCTCTACCGACGCCATCGCAGCTTTACGGCAAGCACTTATGGCGGCGCCGCCTTCGCTGAAGTCGACTATTGCGGAAGCGTTGGGACACTCCAGACACCCGCAGGCGAGATCACTTCTCCTTTCCCTCCTGCAAGATGATGACGAAACCGTGGTTCGAGGCGCCGTTCGTGGCCTGGCTGTGACTGCGGATAGAGAGACTGTTACGATTCTGTCCGCGATCATTGGAGACCAGCGACATAGCCACGCAGTCCGAACAGAAGCAGCCCTCGCCTTGGGCGAGGTGGGGACGCCCGAAGCGTACGAGTCGTTGATCACGCTCGGCGGCAACGAACAAGACCGGGACATCGCCGAGGCTGTCTTGTCCGGTTTGGGTCGGCAGTCGTTTGACCAGACGGAAGACTTCTTTCGGGCGTATCTTGGATCAACGCGCGTCGATTCGGAAATGCGTATTCTTGCGCTGGAATCGCTCGGGCAAGCGACAGGCGATGCTGCGCCGTTCCTGGCAACATTTCTCACATCGAAGGACGCGGATGTACGCGCTGCCGCCGCGTGGAGCATTGCCAACCTGGAAGAGCCGGCTGATGTGGCGCAAGCGCTCGTTGACCGATTACGGATAGAAACGCAACCGGAGGTTCGCGCCCGCATGTACCAGGCGCTCGAGAATCAGGAGCATATCGACTCGACTATTCTTTTTCCACTGATCGTCAGTGATGGCGATACGGCTGCCCGCCTGGCGGGAATGATGTTGCTCGCGACACAAGTGGCTTTTGGCGAAGGTGACCCTGCGCTTGCGAAGCAGTTTGATGAAGTGATGACCCCTCAACTGGCGGAACTCTCTATCAACGGCCAGAATTTTCAGATAAGACTCGGCTCCGTGATTGCTTTGAGACAGGCACGAACCGCACAGTCTCTTCAGGCTCTCGACGCGATTGCGATCCGAAGCAGGGAAGCACAAATTGCACAGGCGGCACAACTGAAGTAA
- a CDS encoding quinolinate synthetase translates to MNVGGLIEEAQVSALLDLEEEIERLKKDLHAVVLAHYYQDSDIQDVADVIGDSLQLAQQAAQTNAEVIVFAGVHFMAETAKILNPSKQVLLPDLQAGCSLAEGCPPDLFGRFKQKYPDHIVISYINCSAEIKAMSDIICTSSNAEKIINRIPKEQPILFAPDQNLGRYLIKKTGRDLTLWPGTCVVHEMFSEKKLVQLMVRHPHAKVLAHPECEAGVLQHADYIGSTSALLSYVKQSKDTEFIIATEPGIIHQMEKACSDKTFIPAPPDGDCACNQCPYMRLNTMEKLYLCMKHRAPEITLDEELRLLALRPIRRMLAMS, encoded by the coding sequence ATGAACGTTGGTGGTCTGATTGAAGAAGCACAGGTGAGCGCTCTGCTTGATCTCGAAGAAGAGATTGAGCGGCTGAAAAAAGATTTACATGCGGTCGTGTTAGCGCATTACTATCAGGACTCTGATATTCAGGATGTCGCCGATGTCATCGGCGACAGTCTGCAACTGGCCCAGCAGGCCGCACAGACGAACGCTGAAGTGATCGTCTTTGCCGGCGTTCACTTTATGGCGGAGACGGCAAAGATTCTCAACCCTTCAAAACAGGTACTGCTCCCGGACTTGCAGGCGGGATGTTCTCTGGCAGAAGGCTGTCCTCCCGATCTGTTCGGACGCTTCAAGCAGAAATACCCGGACCACATCGTGATCAGCTACATCAATTGCAGCGCCGAGATCAAGGCGATGAGCGATATCATCTGCACCTCGAGCAATGCAGAAAAAATCATCAATCGGATCCCGAAGGAACAGCCGATTCTCTTTGCGCCCGATCAGAACTTGGGTCGTTATCTTATAAAAAAAACTGGCCGCGATCTGACGTTATGGCCAGGCACCTGCGTGGTGCACGAGATGTTCTCCGAAAAGAAGCTCGTGCAGCTTATGGTGCGCCATCCTCATGCCAAGGTGCTCGCCCATCCCGAGTGTGAAGCAGGCGTGCTTCAGCATGCCGACTACATCGGCTCAACGAGCGCGCTCCTGAGTTACGTCAAACAGAGCAAGGACACTGAGTTCATCATCGCGACCGAACCCGGCATCATTCACCAGATGGAGAAGGCCTGCTCGGATAAGACATTTATCCCGGCCCCTCCGGACGGGGATTGCGCCTGCAACCAGTGCCCCTACATGCGACTCAACACGATGGAGAAGCTGTACCTGTGCATGAAACACCGTGCGCCGGAAATTACGCTCGACGAAGAGCTTCGGCTTCTTGCCTTACGCCCCATCCGGCGCATGCTGGCCATGAGCTAA
- a CDS encoding nicotinate-nucleotide pyrophosphorylase, which translates to MPLSLVRISRQEALKRFLEEDIGRGDVTTLAIVPPDQQAIGHFVAKAPLILAGIELVVETLAIMDEGIVVENRHRDGDELHEGQRAASVRGQARALLTGERVATNLLQRLCGIATLTRRFVEAVRGTQAKILDTRKTTPGLRVFEKYAVTVGGGINHRFGLDDAILIKDNHIRLAGGISAAIETARQHESRSHRFEVEVATLEELQAALRYDLDAVLLDNMNPEMVRQAVACVRAHEHGNKIVIEASGGMTLDNVRAFAEAGVDWISIGALTHTAPAVDMSFKIYPA; encoded by the coding sequence ATGCCCCTCTCCCTCGTTCGGATCAGCCGTCAAGAAGCCCTCAAGCGGTTCCTTGAGGAAGACATCGGCCGTGGCGATGTCACGACCCTCGCGATCGTGCCGCCCGATCAACAGGCGATCGGCCATTTCGTGGCCAAGGCACCCCTTATACTGGCCGGGATCGAGCTGGTGGTCGAGACTCTCGCCATCATGGATGAAGGCATCGTGGTGGAGAACCGCCATCGTGACGGTGATGAGCTGCACGAAGGCCAGAGGGCCGCATCCGTCCGTGGTCAAGCCAGGGCGCTGCTGACCGGCGAACGTGTGGCCACAAATCTACTCCAGCGGCTCTGCGGAATCGCCACGCTGACAAGACGGTTCGTTGAGGCTGTCCGCGGGACGCAGGCGAAAATTCTTGATACGCGAAAAACCACGCCAGGACTACGGGTCTTTGAGAAGTATGCCGTAACCGTGGGCGGCGGGATCAACCATCGCTTTGGACTTGATGATGCGATCCTGATCAAGGATAACCATATCAGACTGGCCGGCGGTATCAGCGCAGCCATTGAAACAGCCCGACAACATGAGAGCCGCTCGCATCGGTTCGAGGTTGAGGTCGCTACCCTCGAAGAGTTGCAGGCAGCGCTCCGGTATGATCTTGACGCCGTTCTCCTCGACAACATGAACCCGGAAATGGTTCGACAAGCCGTGGCCTGCGTGCGCGCTCACGAGCACGGCAATAAGATCGTGATCGAAGCGTCAGGCGGCATGACCCTCGACAATGTCCGGGCATTCGCGGAGGCCGGCGTCGACTGGATCTCCATTGGAGCCTTGACGCATACCGCCCCAGCCGTCGATATGAGCTTCAAGATCTACCCCGCATGA
- a CDS encoding L-aspartate oxidase, which produces MKTDILIIGSGLAGCAAALAAAKRDVEVTLLTRSPQPEESSTFWAQGGIIYQGANDSPQKLVADILTAGAGLSSPEAAALVSREGPRLVKEILIDELGVPFDESPDHSTRWDLTAEAAHSLPRILHHKDQTGLAIQRAFIERIASYPRVKLLCAATAVDLLTISHHSAEPLDVYKAPTCIGAYALDQTTGEIFPILAKETILATGGLGRVFLHTTNPAGARGDGIAMAYRAGARCINMQYVQFHPTTLFHPSGRFLISEAMRGEGARLVDGRGREFMTDYHSDGSLAPRDVVARGIHQMMLESGEPCAYLDISHKPADQVRERFPGIYAHCLKYGIDMTKEPIPVVPAAHYSCGGISVDEWGQSNLHRLRAVGEVACSGLHGANRLASTSLLECLVWGTRAGAQAAAFITGDDDYYFPRIAPWRYEREPVDPALIAQDWLSIQQTMWNYVGLVRSAKRLNRAHEILRELGLEILRFYEKAEVTDAMVGLRNGIQTALVILLAAMECRQSRGCHYRID; this is translated from the coding sequence ATGAAAACAGACATCCTCATCATTGGCAGCGGCCTGGCGGGATGTGCCGCGGCGCTGGCGGCCGCCAAACGGGACGTTGAGGTGACGCTGCTCACCCGATCGCCCCAGCCGGAGGAAAGCAGCACCTTCTGGGCCCAAGGCGGCATCATCTATCAAGGGGCAAACGACTCCCCCCAAAAGCTGGTAGCTGATATTCTCACCGCCGGCGCGGGTCTGAGTTCGCCTGAAGCAGCGGCGCTGGTCAGTCGCGAGGGTCCCCGGCTGGTGAAGGAGATTCTCATTGATGAGCTCGGGGTTCCGTTCGACGAATCGCCGGACCATTCGACTCGATGGGACCTGACTGCAGAGGCCGCGCATTCGCTTCCACGTATCCTGCATCATAAGGACCAGACAGGGTTGGCGATCCAGCGCGCGTTCATTGAACGGATAGCCTCATATCCGAGGGTCAAGCTGCTCTGCGCAGCGACCGCCGTCGATCTGCTCACGATTTCTCACCATTCGGCCGAACCCCTGGATGTCTATAAGGCCCCAACGTGCATTGGAGCGTACGCGCTGGATCAGACGACCGGTGAGATCTTTCCGATCCTCGCGAAGGAGACGATCCTGGCGACCGGCGGACTCGGCCGTGTCTTTCTGCATACCACCAATCCTGCCGGTGCCCGAGGCGACGGCATTGCGATGGCCTACCGGGCCGGCGCTCGTTGTATCAATATGCAGTACGTCCAGTTTCACCCCACCACGCTCTTCCATCCCAGTGGCCGGTTCCTCATCTCGGAAGCGATGCGAGGCGAAGGCGCCCGCCTCGTAGACGGTAGAGGGCGTGAATTTATGACTGATTATCACTCCGATGGATCACTCGCCCCGCGGGACGTGGTCGCGCGCGGGATCCATCAGATGATGCTGGAATCGGGCGAGCCGTGCGCCTATCTCGATATCTCTCACAAACCGGCCGATCAGGTCCGCGAACGATTCCCCGGAATCTATGCGCACTGTCTGAAGTACGGGATCGATATGACGAAGGAGCCCATCCCCGTCGTCCCGGCTGCGCACTACAGTTGCGGCGGCATTTCGGTTGACGAGTGGGGACAGTCAAACCTGCATCGACTGCGCGCCGTTGGGGAGGTCGCCTGCTCGGGGTTGCATGGCGCCAATCGCTTGGCCAGTACGTCCCTGTTGGAATGCCTTGTGTGGGGAACCCGTGCCGGCGCTCAGGCCGCAGCGTTCATCACAGGGGATGACGACTATTATTTTCCCAGGATTGCGCCCTGGCGATATGAACGCGAGCCGGTTGATCCGGCGCTGATCGCCCAGGACTGGCTCAGCATCCAACAGACCATGTGGAATTACGTCGGGCTCGTCCGCAGCGCTAAACGGCTGAACCGAGCCCATGAGATCCTGCGGGAACTCGGTCTTGAGATCTTACGGTTCTACGAGAAGGCCGAGGTCACCGACGCAATGGTCGGCCTTCGTAACGGTATTCAGACGGCGCTGGTCATCCTGCTGGCGGCTATGGAATGTCGGCAGAGCCGCGGCTGCCACTACCGGATCGACTGA
- a CDS encoding alcohol dehydrogenase, producing the protein MKAVRFHEHGGPEVLRYEDAPDPVIAPHEVLVKVKACALNHLDLWCRKGMLGMQIPLPHISGSDIAGEVAAVGSIVTRIIPGQQVVVSPGVSCGQCIHCLSGRDTACRTYEIVGGYRIDGGYAEYVKVSEVNILPIPEGMSFEAAAAFPLTFLTAWNMLVNLARVKRGDDVLVMGAGSGVGSAAVQIAKLFGARVIAAAGADEKLEKAKGLGADETINYVTQDLVAEARRLTAKRGVDVIFEHVGGAVFETLIPALATGGRLVTCGATAGYLAQTDIRYLFMRQLSIMGGFMGPKADLLQIVREMTRGTLTPIVDRVFPLKDAAAAQCAMEDRKLFGKLVLAV; encoded by the coding sequence ATGAAAGCTGTGCGATTCCATGAGCATGGCGGGCCAGAGGTTCTGAGATACGAAGACGCCCCTGATCCCGTCATCGCTCCTCATGAGGTGCTGGTAAAGGTCAAGGCCTGCGCCCTGAATCACCTGGATCTCTGGTGCCGAAAAGGGATGCTGGGGATGCAGATTCCCCTACCCCACATCTCCGGATCGGATATCGCCGGTGAGGTGGCGGCGGTTGGAAGTATCGTCACCCGCATTATACCCGGTCAACAGGTCGTCGTCTCACCGGGGGTGAGCTGCGGCCAGTGCATTCACTGTCTGTCCGGCCGCGATACCGCCTGCCGCACTTACGAAATCGTGGGCGGCTACCGGATCGACGGCGGCTACGCGGAGTATGTGAAGGTTTCAGAGGTCAACATTCTGCCGATACCGGAGGGAATGAGCTTCGAAGCGGCTGCGGCGTTCCCGCTCACGTTTCTGACCGCTTGGAACATGCTGGTCAATCTCGCGCGCGTCAAACGCGGTGATGACGTCCTGGTGATGGGGGCGGGAAGCGGGGTTGGAAGCGCCGCCGTCCAGATTGCCAAGCTGTTCGGCGCTCGCGTGATCGCCGCCGCCGGCGCCGACGAGAAGCTTGAGAAGGCTAAGGGACTCGGCGCCGACGAGACGATCAACTATGTTACCCAGGATCTGGTCGCCGAGGCGCGGCGCCTGACGGCCAAGCGAGGAGTGGACGTCATCTTCGAGCATGTGGGGGGCGCCGTGTTTGAAACACTCATTCCGGCTCTCGCTACCGGAGGCCGCCTCGTGACCTGCGGCGCGACCGCAGGCTACCTGGCCCAAACCGATATCCGATACCTGTTCATGCGGCAGTTGTCGATTATGGGCGGTTTCATGGGGCCCAAGGCAGATCTGCTGCAGATCGTCCGGGAAATGACGCGCGGAACGCTCACACCGATCGTCGATCGGGTCTTCCCGCTCAAGGACGCTGCAGCCGCGCAATGCGCGATGGAGGACCGCAAGCTGTTCGGCAAGCTGGTCCTGGCAGTCTAG
- a CDS encoding glycerophosphodiester phosphodiesterase, with product MTLNVAHRGASALAPENTIAAFEKAIELGVDAIELDLHVSRDGELVVIHDQTLDRTTNGQGPVHAHSVQELKQLDAGRWFGEGFTGQRIPTLAEVLDRFAGKVALALEVKAGSAFFCGIEEKVVAVLREHQIISQVAVASFDHYALRRLKELEPSIQTAALLVGRPVSMPMIAEACQAGAMALECSLVTKTEVEACHAAGLQLVVWVVNEPTQMGHFIDLGVDGIITDRPNLLRQVLAERGEPRPNPTHLK from the coding sequence ATGACGCTCAACGTCGCACATCGAGGAGCCTCGGCGCTGGCGCCTGAGAACACGATAGCCGCTTTTGAAAAAGCCATTGAACTGGGCGTCGACGCCATCGAGCTGGACCTGCACGTCAGTCGAGATGGGGAACTCGTCGTAATCCACGATCAGACGCTGGACCGGACCACTAATGGCCAAGGGCCGGTCCATGCCCATAGCGTGCAGGAACTCAAGCAGCTTGATGCCGGTCGCTGGTTTGGCGAGGGCTTTACCGGTCAACGAATACCGACCCTCGCTGAGGTCCTGGACCGTTTCGCCGGAAAGGTTGCGCTCGCGCTCGAAGTCAAGGCCGGGTCGGCCTTCTTTTGCGGTATCGAGGAGAAGGTGGTGGCAGTCCTGCGCGAGCACCAGATCATTTCACAGGTGGCCGTGGCGTCATTCGATCACTACGCGCTACGCAGACTGAAAGAGCTGGAGCCATCCATCCAGACCGCCGCCTTGCTCGTAGGGCGGCCGGTGTCGATGCCGATGATTGCGGAAGCGTGTCAGGCAGGCGCTATGGCCCTCGAATGCAGCCTTGTCACGAAAACAGAGGTTGAGGCCTGCCACGCCGCCGGACTTCAACTTGTGGTGTGGGTCGTGAATGAGCCGACTCAGATGGGCCACTTTATCGATCTGGGAGTCGACGGGATCATTACCGACAGACCCAACCTTCTACGTCAAGTACTGGCAGAGCGCGGCGAACCCCGCCCAAACCCTACACACTTGAAATAA